The following coding sequences lie in one Jonesia denitrificans DSM 20603 genomic window:
- a CDS encoding pseudouridine synthase yields MGHTRGGRRRPQQQQPAPTHDVHVADGIRLQKVMADAGVGSRRECENLIRQGRVEVDGQIVMELGVRVDPTAHVVTVDGLRIMADASKITIAVNKPQKMVATMHDPEGRATVADLVSKRTERLFHVGRLDYESEGLLLLTNDGELANRLSHPRYNVRKTYVVTVKGRVANGVGSQLLRGITLEDGEVALDSYRVIDQTDTETMIEVQLHSGRNRIVRRIFDSLGHPVTRLVRTSIGPIKLGDLKQGRTRVLNRTEVATLMTLVGL; encoded by the coding sequence ATGGGACACACCCGAGGTGGGCGTCGACGCCCCCAGCAACAACAGCCAGCACCCACGCACGACGTCCACGTCGCTGATGGTATCCGACTCCAAAAAGTCATGGCAGACGCTGGGGTTGGATCCCGTCGTGAATGCGAGAACCTTATTCGACAAGGACGTGTTGAGGTCGATGGTCAGATCGTCATGGAACTTGGTGTGCGGGTGGACCCGACTGCACACGTTGTCACTGTTGACGGTTTACGGATCATGGCAGACGCATCGAAAATCACGATTGCGGTGAACAAACCACAAAAAATGGTCGCAACCATGCACGACCCAGAGGGTCGAGCCACTGTCGCAGATTTGGTCTCTAAGCGTACCGAACGTCTCTTCCACGTCGGGCGACTCGACTATGAATCTGAAGGACTTCTCCTCCTCACAAACGACGGAGAGCTTGCTAATCGTTTGTCCCACCCCCGCTACAACGTGCGAAAAACCTACGTGGTTACGGTGAAGGGGCGCGTTGCCAACGGAGTCGGATCCCAACTTCTGCGAGGCATCACCTTAGAAGATGGCGAGGTCGCACTCGACTCATACCGTGTGATCGACCAAACAGACACCGAGACCATGATCGAAGTGCAACTACACTCAGGCCGCAACCGAATTGTCCGCAGGATTTTTGACTCCCTTGGTCACCCTGTCACGCGTCTCGTGCGGACCTCAATCGGCCCCATCAAACTTGGAGATCTCAAGCAAGGACGAACCCGTGTACTCAACCGCACCGAGGTCGCTACTCTCATGACCCTGGTCGGCTTGTAA
- the cmk gene encoding (d)CMP kinase, whose translation MTTPSPLTVAIDGPSGSGKSSVSRAVAQRLGLAYLDTGAMYRAATWWCLREGVNLADQEAVAAVVDTMPLTMALDPQSQVIRVDDIVITEAIRESGISLKVSQVATNLEVRAIMKREQQSIIRAERAGGFSQGRGIVAEGRDITTVIAPDANARILLTASEEARLARRATDVHGTADDASVAATREEVVARDARDSTVSQFMQASDGVVTIDSSELTFNQTVDAVLAAIQHTSSDK comes from the coding sequence ATGACCACGCCCTCACCATTGACCGTTGCCATTGACGGTCCCTCAGGCTCCGGCAAATCAAGCGTGTCCCGTGCTGTCGCGCAACGCCTGGGGCTGGCCTACCTCGACACGGGGGCAATGTACCGTGCGGCAACGTGGTGGTGCCTGCGTGAAGGAGTCAACCTCGCTGACCAGGAAGCCGTGGCAGCAGTTGTCGACACAATGCCCTTGACAATGGCACTCGATCCTCAATCGCAGGTGATCCGTGTTGATGACATTGTCATCACTGAGGCAATTCGTGAATCTGGGATCTCCCTCAAAGTCTCACAAGTGGCAACAAACCTCGAGGTTCGAGCCATCATGAAACGCGAACAACAATCGATCATTCGTGCTGAGCGTGCCGGTGGTTTCTCCCAAGGCCGAGGGATCGTCGCTGAAGGACGTGACATCACCACAGTGATCGCCCCTGATGCTAACGCCCGCATCCTTCTCACCGCATCTGAAGAAGCGCGCCTTGCACGGCGCGCAACCGATGTTCACGGAACAGCAGATGATGCAAGTGTTGCGGCGACACGAGAAGAGGTGGTCGCCCGCGACGCTCGCGACTCCACGGTGTCGCAGTTTATGCAAGCCTCCGATGGTGTGGTCACAATCGATTCCTCAGAACTCACCTTTAACCAAACCGTTGACGCAGTCTTGGCCGCAATCCAACACACCAGCTCTGACAAGTAA
- the der gene encoding ribosome biogenesis GTPase Der, with protein MAAMSTPDHHLDDDAQREQALLAGLEEYELGEEDRALLAGDHDDDHDAPVPAPLPVLAIVGRPNVGKSTLVNRILGRREAVVEDTPGVTRDRVSYPAEWAGRDFMLVDTGGWEADVLGIDASVAQQAEVAINLADAVIFVVDSTVGATATDERVVRLLRQSGKPVVLCANKVDSFKAEADATALWSLGLGEPYPVSALHGRGTGDLLDAAMKALPRISEHGTVRPDGPRRVALVGRPNVGKSSLLNKVAHENRVVVDDTAGTTRDPVDELIELKGRPWIFVDTAGIRRRVHMMKGADYYASLRTVAAIEKAEVAVILLDASTTVSEQDQRIISSVVDSGRAVVVAFNKWDLVDEDRRRFLDREIERDLGQIQWAPRVNVSARTGWHLDKLVPALDRALTSWDTRIPTGRLNSFLGELVSGNPHPVRGGKQPRILFATQASTRPPRFVLFATGFIEPGYRRFIERRLREEFGFEGTPIEISVRVREKRKRS; from the coding sequence ATGGCTGCTATGAGCACACCCGATCACCACCTCGACGATGACGCACAACGGGAACAAGCCCTCCTCGCAGGTCTTGAAGAGTATGAACTCGGCGAGGAGGATCGCGCGCTCCTCGCTGGAGACCACGACGATGACCACGACGCTCCAGTGCCCGCTCCACTACCAGTCCTTGCCATTGTGGGACGCCCTAACGTGGGCAAATCGACACTCGTGAACCGGATCCTGGGACGCCGTGAAGCAGTTGTTGAGGACACACCAGGGGTGACCCGTGACCGGGTGTCCTACCCAGCAGAATGGGCGGGACGGGATTTTATGCTTGTCGACACTGGCGGTTGGGAAGCCGACGTGCTCGGCATCGATGCCAGCGTAGCCCAGCAAGCAGAGGTCGCTATTAATCTTGCTGACGCAGTGATCTTTGTCGTGGACTCGACCGTTGGGGCAACAGCAACTGACGAGCGGGTTGTTCGTCTGCTGCGCCAATCGGGGAAACCTGTTGTTTTGTGTGCCAACAAAGTTGACTCCTTTAAGGCAGAAGCGGATGCCACGGCACTGTGGTCACTCGGGTTGGGGGAGCCCTACCCGGTTTCTGCCCTCCACGGCCGCGGCACAGGTGATCTCCTTGATGCTGCGATGAAGGCCTTGCCACGAATCTCCGAGCATGGCACTGTTCGTCCAGATGGGCCTCGCAGAGTAGCGTTAGTTGGCCGCCCCAACGTAGGTAAGTCCTCGCTTCTGAACAAGGTTGCCCACGAGAACCGTGTCGTCGTAGACGACACGGCAGGTACCACGCGTGACCCAGTTGACGAACTCATTGAGCTCAAAGGCCGCCCGTGGATCTTCGTGGACACCGCAGGTATTCGCCGACGCGTCCACATGATGAAGGGAGCGGACTACTACGCATCACTGCGGACAGTCGCTGCAATTGAGAAAGCTGAAGTCGCTGTCATTTTGCTCGACGCGTCAACGACCGTCAGTGAGCAAGATCAACGCATCATCTCCTCCGTCGTCGACTCCGGCCGCGCGGTCGTCGTCGCGTTCAATAAGTGGGATCTCGTCGATGAAGATCGTCGGCGATTCCTCGATCGAGAAATCGAACGAGACCTCGGTCAAATCCAATGGGCACCTCGTGTCAATGTGTCCGCAAGAACTGGGTGGCACCTCGACAAGCTTGTTCCTGCCCTAGACCGCGCACTGACTTCGTGGGACACACGCATTCCTACTGGTCGGCTGAACTCATTCCTCGGAGAACTTGTCTCAGGAAATCCCCACCCTGTCCGGGGAGGAAAGCAACCACGCATCCTCTTCGCCACCCAGGCCTCAACCCGCCCACCGCGGTTCGTCCTGTTTGCCACGGGATTTATTGAGCCGGGATACCGGCGTTTCATTGAACGCCGACTGCGCGAAGAGTTCGGGTTTGAGGGTACGCCCATAGAGATATCGGTCCGCGTGCGCGAGAAGCGTAAGCGCTCGTAG
- a CDS encoding UTP--glucose-1-phosphate uridylyltransferase, with protein sequence MSHGLEQSVSKMREAGVSEPAIRSFSRLYERLLAHDDGIIHERDITPLVDVPHMHDLPGASTAQALAKTAFIRLNGGLGTSMGMDKAKSLLPVRDDLSFLDVIVNQVRKARAEHNISLPLVFMNSFRTEEDTLGALAPYSDLPIPGLPLSMLQNQEPKLQAKTLTPVTWPQDPTLEWCPPGHGDVYTVLYTSGVLDALADMGFEYLNIANADNLGAYPSPEIAQWFADSGAPFAAEVAERTPADRKGGHLVVRDGRIVLRETAQTAADDVEAAADISRHQYFNTNTLWMRVAALRELLAHHDGVMPLPLIKNEKTVDPTRPDSPAVIQIEVAMGAAIELFEGAQTLCVDRRRFLPVKTTNDLLLVRSDVYDLTEEYRLQATGQEPLITLDPGSYKLISDFENRFSRGIPSLKGASSFTVEGPYRFGVGQRVEGEAFLGPADNEITIPDHAIINSDGYHTV encoded by the coding sequence ATGTCACATGGTCTTGAACAGTCAGTGAGTAAAATGCGAGAGGCTGGCGTCAGCGAGCCGGCGATTCGTTCCTTTAGCCGCCTTTACGAACGTCTCCTTGCACACGATGATGGAATCATCCACGAACGGGATATCACTCCGCTCGTGGATGTTCCGCATATGCACGATCTCCCAGGTGCGTCTACAGCACAGGCATTAGCGAAAACAGCCTTCATTCGCCTCAACGGTGGGCTGGGCACCTCCATGGGAATGGACAAAGCAAAGTCACTGCTGCCGGTGCGAGATGACCTGTCCTTCCTTGATGTCATTGTCAATCAAGTAAGAAAAGCCAGGGCAGAACACAATATTTCGTTGCCACTTGTGTTCATGAACAGTTTCCGCACCGAAGAGGACACACTTGGTGCACTCGCCCCCTACAGTGACTTACCAATTCCTGGTTTGCCACTGTCGATGCTCCAAAACCAAGAGCCAAAACTTCAGGCGAAGACTCTGACCCCAGTGACATGGCCTCAGGACCCCACTCTTGAATGGTGCCCACCTGGGCACGGGGATGTTTACACAGTGCTGTACACATCTGGGGTCCTTGACGCCCTTGCTGATATGGGATTTGAGTACCTGAACATTGCCAACGCGGACAATCTTGGAGCCTACCCAAGCCCAGAAATTGCGCAGTGGTTCGCTGACAGCGGGGCTCCGTTCGCTGCGGAGGTGGCGGAACGGACACCAGCCGACCGTAAAGGTGGGCACCTTGTTGTGCGCGACGGGCGCATCGTTTTGCGGGAAACTGCCCAGACAGCTGCGGACGACGTCGAGGCAGCTGCCGATATTTCACGTCACCAGTATTTCAACACGAACACCCTGTGGATGAGGGTCGCGGCGCTCCGTGAGCTGTTGGCGCACCATGACGGTGTGATGCCCCTGCCACTCATCAAAAACGAGAAAACGGTGGACCCTACCCGTCCCGACTCTCCCGCAGTCATCCAGATCGAGGTGGCGATGGGTGCTGCGATCGAGCTCTTCGAGGGGGCACAGACTCTTTGCGTTGACCGCAGACGTTTCCTTCCCGTGAAAACGACCAATGACCTGCTGTTAGTGCGTTCAGATGTGTATGACCTCACTGAGGAGTACCGCCTTCAAGCAACCGGTCAGGAACCGTTGATTACGCTCGATCCTGGTTCATACAAGTTGATTTCGGACTTTGAGAACCGTTTCTCGCGTGGCATTCCGTCGCTCAAGGGTGCGTCATCCTTCACCGTAGAAGGACCCTACAGATTTGGCGTGGGGCAAAGAGTTGAAGGTGAGGCGTTTCTAGGACCAGCCGACAATGAGATCACCATCCCTGACCACGCAATCATCAACAGTGACGGGTACCACACTGTGTGA
- a CDS encoding helix-turn-helix transcriptional regulator, whose translation MRVRDAQELGRLVRARRMELGLSQSELAARVGSTRQWLSRFEQATNDVSLTHALAVLHALDLSIEVPSPRASTEADATQRTAAPAPATGAHAVASQPETRSHRFARLRERDDLASVQGSSVLTSQIPLVPPSEVAADTATLRSVRKPGSGESHSESGDRARDRGQAHDLWASTSLPRRVSTKPGLRSQWKPGFSVDQEIERIRRSGLFRSDN comes from the coding sequence ATGCGTGTGCGCGATGCACAAGAGCTGGGGCGTCTTGTTCGAGCCCGCCGCATGGAACTTGGGCTGAGCCAATCAGAACTTGCCGCTCGCGTCGGCTCAACCCGACAGTGGCTTTCCCGGTTCGAACAGGCCACAAACGACGTGTCACTCACGCACGCACTTGCTGTCCTACACGCACTCGACCTCAGCATTGAGGTTCCTTCCCCCCGCGCTTCCACTGAGGCTGACGCCACACAACGCACGGCAGCCCCCGCACCCGCTACTGGCGCTCACGCGGTTGCATCTCAACCAGAGACACGCTCCCACCGGTTCGCTCGACTCCGTGAACGTGACGATCTTGCGTCAGTGCAAGGATCATCCGTGCTCACCTCTCAAATCCCGCTCGTCCCTCCAAGCGAGGTTGCTGCGGACACGGCAACTCTTCGGTCTGTACGAAAACCTGGCTCAGGAGAATCACACTCAGAATCAGGCGACCGAGCTCGCGATCGTGGGCAGGCGCATGACTTATGGGCGTCAACATCGTTACCGCGCCGAGTCAGCACGAAACCCGGCCTCCGCTCACAGTGGAAACCGGGTTTCTCAGTTGATCAAGAAATTGAACGAATCCGTCGTTCGGGGCTGTTTCGCTCTGACAACTAA
- a CDS encoding CE1759 family FMN reductase, whose protein sequence is MAEFLVVSGGLSVPSSTRLLADRLSDALREVAGADHVIEVHELRDSAHQAVDFVLTGFAHGALEELHARVRTADAIVLVTPIYSQAIAGLMKTFLDTLDPQWLRNKPVLLAATGGTERHQLAIDYSFAPILAYMKARRTVTSVFAASNDWGNPQAVRSLGQRTRDSVGELLNLAGVAPVAATPPPADTPPASVGRQEADSLSSPDFSDLLRAQGIDPGAGNHGG, encoded by the coding sequence ATGGCCGAGTTTCTTGTCGTCTCCGGAGGGCTGTCAGTTCCATCGAGTACCCGTCTATTAGCTGACCGACTTAGTGATGCGCTGAGGGAAGTCGCCGGTGCAGACCATGTCATTGAGGTGCACGAGTTGCGCGATAGCGCCCATCAGGCGGTGGACTTTGTGCTCACGGGCTTTGCACACGGTGCGCTGGAAGAACTTCATGCTCGTGTGCGAACCGCTGATGCGATTGTTCTGGTCACCCCGATCTACTCGCAGGCTATCGCCGGCTTGATGAAAACGTTCCTTGACACGCTTGATCCGCAGTGGTTGCGCAATAAACCCGTGCTCCTTGCAGCAACAGGTGGCACCGAACGCCACCAGTTAGCAATTGACTACTCTTTTGCGCCAATCTTGGCCTACATGAAAGCACGGAGAACAGTCACGTCAGTTTTCGCGGCCTCCAATGACTGGGGCAATCCGCAAGCTGTTCGCTCCCTGGGTCAACGCACACGGGACAGTGTGGGAGAACTTCTCAACCTTGCAGGGGTCGCGCCCGTTGCGGCTACTCCCCCACCTGCTGACACGCCCCCCGCATCGGTGGGCCGACAAGAAGCAGACTCGTTGAGTTCCCCTGATTTTTCTGATCTGCTTCGCGCACAGGGTATTGACCCAGGTGCGGGTAATCACGGTGGGTGA
- a CDS encoding LLM class flavin-dependent oxidoreductase, with the protein MQFGIFTVGDVTMDPTTGRTPTEHERITATIEIAKKAEEVGLDVFATGEHHNPPFAAPANPPVLLAHLAAVTQRIILSTSTTLITTNDPVRLAEDYAYLQHLAEGRIDLMMGRGNTGPVYPWFGQDIRKGLELAIENYALLRQLWDQDVVDWQGNFRTPLHGFTSTPRPLDGVAPFVWHGSIRTPEIAEQAAFYGDGFFHNNIFWPISHTKSMVEFYRQRFEHHGHGPAHRAIVGLGGQVFMHKNSQEAVRQFRPYFDNAPVYGHGPSLEDFTEQTPLTVGSPQQVIDRYATMRDHMGDYQRQLFLIDHAGLPLATVLDQIDMLGSEVIPVLRQELSQGRPADVPDAPTHASRVAAAGGAHDSTVYAGADSVTGQV; encoded by the coding sequence ATGCAATTCGGAATCTTTACCGTCGGCGACGTCACAATGGACCCCACGACTGGGCGTACACCCACAGAACACGAGCGCATCACAGCGACAATCGAGATCGCCAAGAAAGCAGAAGAAGTAGGTCTCGACGTGTTTGCCACAGGTGAACACCACAACCCTCCCTTCGCAGCGCCCGCAAACCCTCCGGTCCTGCTTGCACACCTTGCTGCAGTGACACAACGCATCATCTTGTCCACCTCAACAACCCTCATCACCACCAACGATCCAGTGCGATTGGCTGAGGACTACGCCTACCTGCAACACCTTGCAGAAGGGCGCATCGACCTCATGATGGGACGCGGAAATACAGGACCTGTCTACCCCTGGTTTGGGCAAGATATCCGCAAGGGACTGGAACTTGCTATTGAAAACTACGCGCTGCTCCGTCAACTGTGGGATCAAGATGTTGTTGACTGGCAGGGAAACTTCCGCACACCACTGCATGGGTTTACCTCAACCCCTCGCCCACTGGATGGGGTCGCCCCCTTTGTCTGGCACGGATCCATTCGGACCCCAGAAATTGCAGAACAAGCCGCCTTTTACGGCGACGGCTTCTTCCACAACAACATCTTCTGGCCAATTTCCCACACCAAGTCCATGGTTGAGTTTTACCGGCAACGATTCGAACACCATGGTCACGGGCCAGCACATCGGGCGATTGTTGGTCTTGGTGGGCAAGTCTTCATGCACAAAAACTCGCAAGAGGCAGTTCGACAATTCCGCCCCTATTTTGATAACGCACCGGTGTACGGACACGGGCCATCTCTGGAAGACTTCACCGAGCAAACACCACTGACGGTGGGGAGCCCCCAACAGGTCATTGATCGCTATGCAACTATGCGTGACCACATGGGTGACTACCAGCGGCAACTCTTCCTCATCGACCACGCCGGCCTCCCACTCGCGACAGTTCTTGACCAAATTGACATGCTCGGTTCGGAGGTCATCCCCGTCCTTCGTCAGGAACTCAGCCAAGGAAGGCCCGCTGATGTACCGGACGCGCCAACACACGCATCACGCGTAGCTGCCGCTGGTGGAGCACACGACTCTACCGTGTACGCAGGCGCAGACTCAGTGACAGGACAGGTGTAA